In Aegilops tauschii subsp. strangulata cultivar AL8/78 chromosome 3, Aet v6.0, whole genome shotgun sequence, one genomic interval encodes:
- the LOC109783508 gene encoding uncharacterized protein, which yields MAPRAVPVRPSALAGAPRSGHPDWALLNKAGRISDDRNETTAECRTAEGQAVEVSFCLADPPAVSHFSVHCPGLEGDDYSDTQPLLICAEGPFVLFCVTLNVPERGSVHHFVYSARGPSSKRPSLHLLPEPDAQIQAFQAQQFGILPCGGGHFAVAFLDRVRPINCWRYHAYVFSSTTRAWSRTKPTMPPDLSQSDQVLLDRHRSCKQITVGASSLGWVDLLGGVLLLCNLFDKHPAIEYIPFPASRVPLADEDGVADIVAAAEHLCEDCCGHLISYIRRDLIKYIPFPASGVPLADEDGDADRAARHFCDGCCGMNYIPLLASRVPLADQDGVAGIAAEHLYDVSCCGDLIKFVQIDFDKPDYGSSGVAWKATTWNRKLSWCAWRDGHTVDVAEISVDTNRYSALLPELLNDETKQLELKNLIFINPTLSIQDDHLLYIRAKVKAQDDTSWVLALDMKHASLNALAPVSTQPFCGVSVTMYSPCAFPKYYLHNMPAEADMAKPVVRHVYVTADKRSRRRQQRILNPNSSRRNPVARAEQAGGHERASVLEFLLLHRRNINFFVFIVVPIMAKVLSYIYS from the exons ATGGCGCCCCGCGCCGTTCCCGTCCGGCCCTCCGCCCTGGCGGGCGCCCCGCGCTCCGGCCACCCCGACTGGGCCTTACTCAACAAGGCGGGCCGCATCTCCGACGACCGGAACGAGACCACCGCCGAGTGCCGCACGGCGGAGGGCCAGGCCGTCGAGGTGTCCTTCTGCCTCGCCGACCCGCCGGCCGTCTCCCACTTCTCCGTCCACTGCCCCGGCCTCGAAGGCGACGACTACTCCGACACCCAGCCCCTGCTCATCTGCGCCGAGGGACCCTTCGTGCTCTTCTGCGTCACCCTCAACGTCCCCGAGCGGGGCTCCGTCCACCACTTCGTCTACTCCGCCCGCGGCCCGTCCAGTAAGCGCCCGTCGCTGCACCTGCTTCCCGAACCGGACGCTCAGATCCAAGCCTTCCAGGCCCAGCAGTTTGGCATCTTGCCCTGCGGCGGCGGCCACTTCGCCGTGGCTTTCCTCGATCGGGTTCGCCCTATCAACTGCTGGAGGTATCACGCCTACGTCTTCTCCTCCACCACACGGGCATGGAGCAGAACCAAGCCGACTATGCCGCCGGACTTGTCCCAGTCCGACCAAGTGTTGCTCGATAGACATCGCAGCTGCAAACAGATAACTGTCGGAGCAAGCTCGCTGGGCTGGGTTGATCTCTTGGGCGGCGTACTGCTACTCTGCAACCTCTTCGACAAGCATCCCGCCATCGAGTACATCCCGTTCCCCGCGTCCAGGGTTCCTCTCGCCGACgaggacggtgtcgcggacattGTTGCTGCTGCAGAGCACTTATGCGAAGACTGCTGCGGCCACCTGATTAGCTACATCCGCAGAGACCTGATCAAGTACATCCCGTTCCCCGCATCCGGGGTTCCCCTCGCCGACGAGGACGGTGACGCGGACAGGGCTGCGAGGCACTTCTGCGATGGCTGCTGCGGGATGAACTACATCCCGTTACTCGCGTCCAGGGTTCCCCTCGCCGACCAGGACGGTGTCGCGGGCATCGCTGCGGAGCACTTATACGACGTCTCCTGCTGCGGCGATCTGATCAAGTTTGTCCAGATAGATTTTGATAAACCTGATTACGGAAGCAGTGGTGTAGCTTGGAAAGCCACCACATGGAACAGGAAGCTCTCTTGGTGTGCTTGGCGCGACGGCCACACGGTTGATGTCGCTGAAATCTCGGTCGACACGAATCGTTATTCCGCTCTATTGCCTGAGCTGCTGAATGATGAGACCAAACAATTGGAACTGAAGAATCTCATTTTCATTAACCCCACCCTGAGCATCCAAGATGACCATCTTCTCTACATAAGGGCCAAGGTAAAGGCTCAAGATGACACGTCATGGGTCCTCGCTCTTGACATGAAACATGCCTCTCTCAACGCACTAGCCCCAGTTTCCACCCAACCCTTCTGTGGCGTTAGCGTTACCATGTACTCTCCATGCGCCTTCCCCAAGTACTACCTCCACAACATGCCAGCAG AGGCAGACATGGCCAAACCAGTGGTCAGGCATGTATACGTCACAGCAGATAAAAGATCTCGCAGGAGGCAGCAACGGATACTCAACCCCAATAGCTCTCGACGGAATCCGGTGGCACGGGCTGAGCAAGCTGGAGGCCACGAGCGAGCTTCAGTTCTTGAATTCCTGCTTCTGCATCGCCGGAACATTAACTTCTTTGTCTTCATAGTAGTACCGATCATGGCAAAAGTGTTGTCTTATATCTACTCTTGA